The following proteins come from a genomic window of Pseudomonas sp. MAG733B:
- a CDS encoding ABC transporter permease, whose protein sequence is MEHQPLTHPVSAAESRPRFGVSPTARAWFFLSPSMLFLGVLIAASLLVLRMSVGTKGAEWSGFSLASYAQLLEPYYLKSLMLTLRLALISAVIAVILAIPVAYTMSRLTSPFVRRIFLAAVLLPLLVNLLLQSYGWLVILGPGGMLNQTLMGLGLIKRPIMLLYNQNGVLMGLVQTAFPLAVLPIASAMRGVARSYEEAAATLGASRFQVFRQVVLPMSLPGIITGATLVFAYNASSFVVPLLLGGRRVPMLAVMVHDQIAPLMNWPAASAAGVVLIVTTLAIMTLSEYITGRRRRMLEASQ, encoded by the coding sequence ATGGAACACCAACCTTTGACCCATCCGGTCAGCGCCGCTGAGTCGCGCCCGCGCTTCGGCGTTTCGCCGACCGCGCGTGCCTGGTTTTTCCTCTCGCCGTCGATGCTGTTTCTCGGCGTGCTGATCGCCGCCAGCCTGTTGGTCCTGCGCATGAGCGTGGGCACCAAGGGCGCGGAATGGTCCGGGTTCAGCCTGGCCAGTTACGCCCAGTTGCTGGAACCCTACTACCTCAAATCGCTGATGCTGACTTTGCGCCTGGCGCTGATCAGCGCGGTGATCGCCGTGATTCTGGCGATCCCGGTGGCCTACACCATGTCGCGCCTGACCTCGCCCTTCGTGCGACGGATTTTCCTCGCGGCGGTGCTGCTGCCATTGCTGGTCAACCTGCTGCTGCAAAGCTACGGCTGGCTGGTGATTCTCGGCCCCGGCGGCATGCTCAACCAGACACTGATGGGCCTGGGCCTGATCAAGCGCCCGATCATGCTGCTGTACAACCAGAACGGTGTGTTGATGGGCCTGGTGCAAACCGCTTTCCCGCTGGCCGTGCTGCCGATTGCCAGCGCCATGCGCGGCGTCGCCCGCAGCTACGAAGAAGCCGCCGCGACCCTCGGCGCCAGTCGCTTCCAGGTGTTCCGCCAAGTGGTGTTGCCGATGAGTCTGCCGGGAATCATTACCGGTGCGACGCTGGTATTCGCTTACAACGCCAGCAGTTTCGTGGTGCCGTTGCTGCTCGGTGGTCGCCGCGTGCCGATGCTCGCGGTGATGGTGCATGACCAGATCGCGCCGCTGATGAACTGGCCTGCCGCGTCCGCCGCCGGTGTGGTGCTGATCGTCACCACCCTCGCGATCATGACTTTGTCCGAATACATCACCGGCCGTCGTCGGCGCATGCTGGAGGCTTCGCAATGA
- a CDS encoding ABC transporter ATP-binding protein, with the protein MSGLILENVEKHYGSACAVKDVNLHLPEGKLVCFLGPSGCGKTTLLRMIAGLETLTGGEIRLDGEDIGHTPAHLRNFGMVFQSLALFPHMTVGENIAYPLKLRGVSKADQQARVVELLELIQLQPMINRPVAKLSGGQRQRVAIARAIANHPKILLLDEPLSALDAKLRESMQVEIRQLQQRLNITTIMVTHDQREAMTMADIVVVLGEHKVQQVGTPIEIYRHPANEFVADFIGSGNIFPATALGDGKVSLPGGDALQVPICSSIVVGEKVKMLIRPEDLQLSAPQATAGNRLLGKVTFVRDIGATIETTVECSGVSFTALSTPCQGFGLSVGHPVSVTLPAEACRVLGA; encoded by the coding sequence ATGTCTGGTCTGATTCTGGAAAACGTCGAGAAACATTACGGCTCGGCCTGCGCGGTAAAGGATGTGAACCTGCATTTGCCGGAAGGCAAACTGGTGTGTTTCCTCGGCCCGTCGGGCTGCGGCAAAACCACGTTGCTGCGGATGATTGCCGGGCTGGAAACCCTGACCGGCGGCGAGATTCGCCTGGACGGCGAAGACATCGGCCACACCCCGGCACACCTGCGTAACTTCGGCATGGTGTTCCAGTCCCTGGCGCTGTTTCCGCACATGACCGTGGGCGAAAACATTGCCTATCCGCTGAAGTTGCGCGGGGTCAGCAAGGCCGATCAGCAGGCGCGGGTGGTGGAGTTGCTGGAACTGATCCAGCTGCAACCGATGATCAACCGTCCTGTGGCCAAACTTTCCGGCGGCCAGCGTCAGCGCGTGGCGATTGCCCGGGCGATTGCCAATCACCCGAAAATTTTGCTGCTCGACGAACCGCTGTCGGCGCTGGACGCCAAGCTGCGCGAGTCGATGCAAGTGGAAATCCGCCAGCTGCAACAACGCTTGAACATCACCACCATCATGGTGACTCACGACCAGCGTGAGGCCATGACCATGGCCGATATCGTGGTCGTGCTGGGTGAGCACAAGGTACAGCAGGTGGGCACGCCGATTGAAATCTACCGCCATCCGGCCAACGAATTCGTCGCCGACTTCATCGGCTCCGGCAACATCTTCCCGGCCACGGCGCTGGGCGACGGCAAGGTCAGCCTGCCGGGCGGCGATGCGCTGCAAGTACCGATCTGCAGCAGCATTGTCGTCGGTGAAAAAGTGAAGATGCTGATTCGCCCGGAAGACCTGCAACTGTCTGCACCGCAGGCGACGGCGGGCAATCGCTTGCTGGGCAAGGTGACGTTTGTGCGGGATATCGGTGCGACGATTGAAACGACGGTTGAGTGTTCCGGGGTGTCGTTTACCGCGTTGAGCACGCCGTGCCAAGGTTTTGGTTTGAGTGTTGGGCATCCGGTGTCGGTGACATTGCCGGCCGAGGCTTGCCGAGTTTTGGGAGCTTGA
- a CDS encoding LysR substrate-binding domain-containing protein, with product MKRLPPLPALHTFLITAQCCNFTRAAEQLHITQGAVSRQIAGLEDFLGYELFIRQARGLDLTAEGREWLPRVQQIFGLIDEAVEQIGEKRETLQLKAPTCVMRWLLPRLLQWQKERPDVPVELTTTVKHGVDFHREQFDAAVMYGTPPDTSLESQKLFDEKLTPVCSRPMLDGPIALQTPADLQQHLLLHPTRDERDWKAWLKAADVHLTNVGKGQHFETLDLAMSMASQGTGVAIGDWSLIGDDLDAGRLVMPFELKVTTGLAYYLVFPEKPGPSPKLRELMGWLVEQAQSR from the coding sequence ATGAAACGACTGCCTCCCCTGCCGGCGCTGCACACCTTTCTGATTACCGCGCAGTGCTGCAATTTCACCCGGGCCGCCGAGCAACTTCACATCACCCAAGGTGCGGTGAGCCGACAGATCGCCGGGCTGGAAGATTTCCTCGGTTACGAACTGTTCATTCGTCAGGCCCGCGGCCTTGATCTGACGGCCGAGGGACGGGAATGGCTGCCACGGGTGCAGCAGATTTTCGGATTGATCGACGAGGCCGTTGAGCAGATCGGCGAGAAGCGCGAAACCCTGCAACTCAAGGCGCCCACATGCGTCATGCGCTGGTTGCTGCCGCGTCTTTTGCAATGGCAAAAGGAACGCCCGGACGTGCCGGTGGAACTGACCACCACGGTCAAGCACGGCGTGGATTTTCATCGTGAACAGTTTGATGCAGCGGTGATGTACGGCACGCCGCCGGACACTTCGCTGGAGTCGCAAAAACTCTTCGATGAGAAACTGACGCCGGTGTGTTCCCGGCCGATGCTCGACGGGCCAATCGCTTTGCAGACACCGGCCGACCTGCAACAACACCTGCTGCTGCACCCGACGCGCGATGAGCGCGACTGGAAGGCCTGGCTGAAAGCGGCGGATGTGCATCTGACCAATGTCGGCAAGGGCCAGCATTTCGAAACGCTGGATCTGGCGATGTCGATGGCGTCCCAGGGAACGGGTGTGGCGATTGGCGATTGGTCGCTGATCGGCGATGACCTGGATGCCGGGCGGCTGGTCATGCCATTCGAATTGAAGGTGACTACGGGACTGGCGTATTACCTCGTGTTCCCGGAAAAGCCCGGGCCTTCGCCGAAGTTGCGCGAGTTGATGGGGTGGTTGGTGGAGCAGGCGCAGAGTCGCTGA
- a CDS encoding ABC transporter substrate-binding protein, with amino-acid sequence MGEHDLNRRQFIKTVGVASVAAAAMSLPFVKANASDTRFTGKTLRLLTWSDDTGLAALRNIAATFEDKYGCKVIADRTGSTSEMVAKLKAGGDRPQYDIITLAGVGAEGLAAADLLEKPDLNRIPNLVDVPEKYRTGANGHGIGYLLWCNSLVYSTRTIKEAPDSYAALWDAELSPNIFLPPPNWTEAMDLIIIAAKLAGGDEHNIEPGFKKLAELKDRVVTLGENPNQIAELFRTGSLDMGGLYAPAFFPKQIRDPAYGLGATFGMKEGFYTDLMLSVMPKNRPGDTDMAYAFINHSLDPLVQGKMAEDIYNGPVNAKAIISAEARKSPYILTPEQIAEKAIMHDNAFLASVHDQWIRRYTEIFSS; translated from the coding sequence ATGGGCGAGCATGATCTGAACAGACGTCAATTCATCAAGACCGTGGGCGTAGCCTCGGTTGCAGCGGCCGCCATGAGCTTGCCGTTCGTCAAGGCCAATGCCAGCGATACACGCTTCACTGGCAAGACCCTGCGTCTGCTGACCTGGTCCGATGACACCGGCCTGGCAGCCCTGCGCAACATCGCCGCGACATTCGAAGACAAGTACGGCTGCAAGGTCATCGCCGACCGCACCGGCAGTACCTCGGAAATGGTCGCCAAACTCAAGGCCGGCGGTGATCGTCCGCAGTACGACATCATCACCCTGGCCGGCGTCGGCGCCGAAGGTCTGGCCGCCGCCGACCTGCTTGAAAAACCCGACCTCAACCGTATCCCGAACCTGGTCGATGTCCCGGAGAAATACCGCACCGGCGCCAATGGCCACGGCATCGGTTACCTGCTCTGGTGCAACAGCCTGGTCTACAGCACCCGCACGATCAAAGAAGCGCCGGACAGCTACGCCGCCCTGTGGGACGCCGAGCTGTCGCCGAACATCTTCCTGCCGCCGCCGAACTGGACCGAGGCCATGGACCTGATCATCATCGCCGCCAAACTGGCCGGTGGTGACGAGCACAACATCGAGCCTGGCTTCAAGAAACTCGCTGAGCTGAAAGACCGCGTGGTGACTCTGGGCGAAAACCCGAACCAGATCGCCGAGCTGTTCCGCACCGGCTCCCTGGACATGGGCGGCCTGTACGCCCCGGCGTTCTTCCCGAAACAGATCCGCGATCCGGCCTACGGCCTGGGTGCCACTTTCGGCATGAAGGAAGGTTTCTACACCGACCTGATGCTCTCGGTAATGCCGAAGAACCGTCCGGGCGACACCGACATGGCCTACGCCTTCATCAACCATTCTCTGGACCCGCTGGTGCAGGGCAAGATGGCCGAAGACATCTACAACGGTCCGGTCAACGCCAAGGCGATCATCTCCGCCGAAGCACGCAAGAGCCCGTACATCCTCACGCCGGAGCAGATTGCCGAGAAGGCGATCATGCACGACAACGCCTTCCTGGCCTCCGTGCATGACCAATGGATTCGTCGTTACACGGAAATCTTTTCTTCCTGA
- a CDS encoding NAD(P)-dependent oxidoreductase — MSKIAIIGATGRAGSQLLEEALRRGHSVTAIARDTSKIGQRAGVVTRNVDALDASALQDAIAGHDVVLSAAHFATLPASAVVGPVKKAGVKRLLVVGGAGSLLLPDGTRVIDSAGFPEAYKAEASAGAEFLGKLREEKDLDWTFLSPSAEFVEGERTGKFRIGQEDLLVSSEGRSWITFVDYAIAMLDEVETPKHSRERFTVGY, encoded by the coding sequence ATGAGCAAAATCGCAATCATCGGTGCCACCGGCCGGGCCGGTAGCCAACTGCTGGAAGAAGCCTTGCGTCGCGGTCACAGCGTTACCGCCATCGCTCGCGACACGTCGAAGATCGGTCAGCGCGCAGGAGTGGTGACCCGTAATGTCGACGCGCTCGATGCCAGCGCATTGCAGGACGCTATCGCCGGTCATGACGTGGTGCTCAGCGCGGCGCATTTCGCCACTTTGCCCGCCAGCGCCGTGGTCGGGCCGGTGAAAAAGGCAGGGGTCAAACGCCTGCTGGTGGTGGGCGGTGCCGGTTCGCTGCTGTTGCCTGATGGCACTCGGGTGATCGATAGCGCAGGTTTCCCGGAGGCTTACAAAGCGGAGGCCAGCGCCGGTGCCGAGTTTCTAGGCAAGCTGCGAGAAGAAAAGGATCTGGACTGGACCTTCCTGTCGCCATCGGCCGAATTTGTCGAAGGCGAGCGCACCGGAAAGTTTCGCATCGGTCAGGAAGATTTGCTGGTGAGCAGCGAAGGGCGCAGCTGGATCACATTTGTGGATTATGCGATTGCGATGCTCGACGAAGTGGAAACACCGAAGCATTCGCGGGAGCGGTTTACTGTCGGGTATTAA
- a CDS encoding MBL fold metallo-hydrolase codes for MIGFTSLKRVFLATTLGFAAHASASTLTLDVYNPGEKAIFPVTSVLVSGEKEAILVDAQFGKSQAEQVVEKIRASGKQLTTIYISHGDPDYYFGLDTLTAAFPKAKVLASQPTVDHIKQTVNGKLAFWGPKMGADVPAKTIVPDVLKGDSLILEGQKLQVVGLEGKQSDRSFVWIPSIKAVVGGVVVAENIHVWMADTQTAQSHADWLATLHSIESLKPTTVVPGHYLGESARSLAAVQFTADYIQAFDEETAKAKDSAALIAAMKKRFPTLGEESSLELSAKVAKGEMKWGE; via the coding sequence ATGATCGGATTCACCTCGCTTAAACGCGTTTTCCTCGCCACCACACTCGGTTTTGCCGCCCACGCGAGCGCATCGACGCTGACGCTGGATGTCTACAACCCTGGAGAGAAAGCAATTTTCCCGGTGACCTCGGTACTGGTCAGCGGCGAGAAAGAGGCGATCCTGGTGGACGCGCAATTCGGCAAATCCCAGGCCGAACAGGTGGTGGAAAAAATCCGCGCCAGCGGTAAGCAATTGACCACCATCTACATCAGCCACGGTGACCCGGATTACTACTTCGGCCTCGATACCCTGACCGCCGCATTCCCCAAGGCCAAGGTGCTCGCTTCGCAGCCGACGGTTGATCACATCAAGCAAACCGTCAACGGCAAACTGGCGTTCTGGGGCCCGAAAATGGGCGCCGACGTACCGGCCAAAACCATCGTGCCGGACGTGCTCAAGGGTGACAGCCTGATCCTCGAAGGGCAGAAGTTGCAGGTGGTCGGCCTGGAGGGCAAACAATCGGATCGCAGCTTCGTATGGATTCCGTCAATCAAGGCCGTGGTCGGTGGCGTGGTCGTGGCGGAAAACATCCATGTGTGGATGGCCGACACGCAAACGGCGCAGTCCCATGCCGATTGGTTGGCTACGCTGCATTCGATCGAAAGCCTGAAACCGACAACCGTCGTACCGGGTCATTACCTCGGCGAGAGCGCCCGTTCGCTGGCCGCTGTGCAGTTCACCGCCGATTACATCCAGGCCTTCGACGAAGAAACCGCCAAGGCCAAAGACTCTGCTGCGCTGATCGCTGCGATGAAAAAACGCTTCCCGACGCTGGGCGAAGAAAGCTCCCTGGAGCTGAGTGCCAAAGTCGCCAAGGGCGAGATGAAGTGGGGTGAATGA
- a CDS encoding LysR family transcriptional regulator → MDRLQAMRVFVTVVDLGSQSAAADHLELSRPVVSRYLAELEDWVGARLMHRTTRKLSLTAAGSEVLPRCRQMLDLSTDMQAAVSVPEDAPRGLLRISVSTSFGQAQLADAMAAYVKRYPGVSIDMQMLDRTVNLVDERIDLAIRTSNDLDPNLIARRLTVCRSVICASPAYLREHSTPQRVEDLSEHNCLTHSYFGKSLWHFEQDGEQVSVPVQGNISANETTTLLRAAMAGAGVAMLPTYQAGVHIHSGELVRLLPSAEPRQMNVYAVYASRKHMPAALRSLLDFLVVRFPEEPAWDIGL, encoded by the coding sequence ATGGATCGTCTACAAGCAATGCGCGTGTTCGTCACGGTGGTCGACCTCGGCAGCCAGTCGGCCGCCGCCGATCATCTGGAGCTGTCGCGGCCAGTGGTTTCTCGGTATCTGGCGGAGCTGGAAGACTGGGTCGGCGCACGCCTGATGCATCGCACCACCCGCAAATTGAGCCTGACCGCCGCCGGCAGCGAAGTGCTGCCGCGCTGTCGACAGATGCTCGATTTGTCCACCGACATGCAAGCCGCCGTCAGCGTCCCGGAGGATGCCCCGCGCGGGCTGCTGCGGATCAGCGTCAGCACTTCGTTCGGCCAGGCGCAACTGGCCGATGCCATGGCCGCCTACGTCAAACGCTATCCGGGCGTCAGCATCGACATGCAGATGCTCGACCGCACAGTGAACCTGGTGGATGAGCGCATCGACCTGGCGATTCGCACCAGCAATGACCTGGACCCGAACCTGATCGCCCGTCGGTTGACGGTATGTCGCTCAGTGATTTGCGCCTCCCCTGCCTACCTCCGCGAGCATTCGACACCGCAACGGGTCGAGGATCTGAGCGAACACAATTGCCTGACCCACTCCTACTTCGGCAAAAGCCTGTGGCATTTCGAGCAGGACGGCGAACAGGTCTCGGTGCCGGTGCAGGGCAACATCAGCGCCAACGAGACCACTACCCTGTTACGCGCAGCGATGGCTGGCGCCGGGGTGGCGATGCTGCCCACTTATCAGGCCGGCGTGCATATCCACAGCGGTGAACTGGTTCGCCTGCTTCCGTCGGCTGAGCCTCGGCAGATGAACGTGTACGCGGTGTATGCCTCACGCAAGCACATGCCGGCGGCGCTACGCAGTTTGCTGGATTTTCTGGTGGTGAGGTTTCCGGAGGAACCGGCGTGGGATATCGGCCTGTAA
- a CDS encoding ABC transporter permease — protein MSTLTKKRQSLLPGDTGKFAGILSGFILLLAVLPILTMIVMSFSGASNLDFPPSSYSLQWYKAAWNTFVSPDSSDVLSLGQAMTTSLMVSCLTMVFATIIAVPAAYALTRCEFRGKAVAMQLMSLPLVFPMVVLGLALLLVFDSLPFHMTTSRLVIAHVILALPFVVKNCTAAMLSIGTEVEEAAQMLGASPMRAIVDVVVPLMKSGILAGMLLAFIVSFNEFTVTYFLYTIDVMTVPIWMYSRTVSSLDPTVFSFAVLIVLIDFVLIWALEKLVGEGGVSF, from the coding sequence ATGAGTACCCTGACCAAGAAGCGCCAGTCGCTGTTGCCGGGTGACACCGGCAAGTTCGCCGGCATCCTCTCCGGCTTCATCCTGCTGTTGGCGGTGCTGCCGATCCTGACCATGATCGTCATGTCCTTCAGCGGCGCATCGAACCTCGACTTCCCGCCGAGCAGCTACAGCCTGCAATGGTACAAGGCTGCCTGGAACACCTTCGTCTCGCCGGATTCCAGCGACGTGCTGAGCCTCGGCCAAGCGATGACCACCAGCCTGATGGTGTCGTGCCTGACCATGGTTTTCGCCACGATCATCGCGGTGCCGGCCGCCTACGCGCTGACCCGTTGCGAGTTCCGCGGCAAGGCCGTGGCGATGCAACTGATGTCATTGCCGCTGGTGTTCCCGATGGTGGTGTTGGGCCTGGCATTGTTGCTGGTGTTCGACAGCTTGCCGTTCCACATGACCACGTCGCGGCTGGTGATTGCCCACGTAATTCTGGCTCTGCCATTCGTGGTGAAAAACTGCACGGCGGCGATGCTCTCCATCGGCACGGAAGTCGAGGAGGCCGCGCAAATGCTCGGCGCTTCACCGATGCGGGCGATTGTCGATGTGGTGGTGCCGTTAATGAAGTCGGGGATCCTGGCGGGCATGCTGCTGGCGTTCATCGTCTCGTTCAACGAATTCACCGTGACCTACTTCCTCTACACCATCGATGTCATGACCGTGCCGATCTGGATGTACAGCCGCACCGTGTCTTCGCTCGACCCAACCGTATTTTCGTTTGCCGTGCTGATCGTGCTGATCGACTTCGTCCTGATCTGGGCGCTGGAGAAGCTGGTCGGTGAAGGTGGCGTTTCGTTCTGA
- a CDS encoding aldehyde dehydrogenase family protein yields MTFPTTLDGLFIDGQWSAGNEHLRVINPATEALLTTVVGGDEQAVDQAVSAATRAFADWSKTTGAERGAILRKIAAGVQAGREQLMHLQSSNNGKPQFEAAIDVDDVIATFEYYAGLAEGLDAKQDSTVELPTDDFSARLRREPCGVVGLIVPWNFPMVTTAWKLAPALAAGCCVVLKPSEVTPLPELELAAIVAEAGLPAGVFNVVCGTGLAVGAPLSADPRIAKISFTGSNAVGVQVMQRAAETVKGVSLELGGKSSLLVLADADLELAVEVACGGGFFNAGQMCSATSRVLVADELADEFLTRLKARAEAIRVADPFDPNVEMGALVNQAQYQRVLGHIDRGLSAGAKLICGGNRPADLPRGYFLQPTIFTEVPLDSALWCEEIFGPVICVRSFASEAEAIALANDSQFGLVASVVTRNAEAADRVANALQAGLVWINAPQVIFPQTAWGGYKQSSIGRELGPWGLQAFQEIKHVIRAV; encoded by the coding sequence ATGACCTTTCCGACTACCCTGGATGGCCTGTTCATCGACGGCCAATGGTCGGCCGGCAACGAGCACCTGCGCGTAATCAACCCGGCGACCGAAGCGCTGCTGACCACCGTCGTGGGCGGTGATGAACAAGCAGTCGATCAAGCCGTCAGCGCTGCGACCCGAGCCTTCGCCGACTGGTCGAAAACCACCGGCGCCGAGCGCGGCGCGATCCTGCGCAAAATCGCCGCTGGCGTGCAGGCCGGTCGTGAGCAGCTGATGCATTTGCAGTCGAGCAACAACGGCAAGCCACAGTTCGAAGCGGCCATCGACGTCGATGACGTGATCGCCACGTTCGAGTATTACGCCGGTCTGGCTGAAGGGCTCGACGCCAAGCAAGACAGCACGGTGGAGCTGCCGACCGACGATTTCAGCGCTCGCTTGCGCCGTGAGCCGTGCGGTGTGGTCGGCCTGATCGTGCCGTGGAATTTTCCGATGGTCACCACCGCGTGGAAACTCGCGCCGGCGCTGGCCGCCGGTTGCTGCGTGGTGCTCAAGCCTTCTGAAGTGACACCGCTGCCGGAGCTGGAACTGGCGGCGATCGTCGCCGAAGCAGGCTTGCCGGCCGGCGTGTTCAACGTGGTGTGCGGCACCGGCCTGGCCGTTGGCGCGCCACTGTCGGCTGACCCGCGTATCGCCAAGATTTCCTTCACCGGCAGCAACGCGGTGGGCGTGCAGGTCATGCAGCGCGCAGCCGAAACCGTCAAAGGCGTGAGCCTGGAACTGGGCGGTAAATCTTCGCTGCTGGTGCTGGCCGATGCCGATCTCGAATTGGCGGTGGAAGTGGCCTGTGGCGGCGGTTTCTTCAACGCCGGGCAGATGTGTTCCGCCACCAGCCGCGTGCTGGTCGCCGATGAACTGGCCGATGAATTCCTGACCCGTTTGAAGGCCCGTGCCGAAGCGATTCGAGTAGCCGATCCGTTCGACCCGAACGTGGAAATGGGCGCACTGGTCAATCAGGCGCAATACCAACGCGTGCTCGGCCACATCGATCGTGGTTTGAGCGCTGGCGCCAAGTTGATTTGCGGCGGCAATCGTCCGGCGGATCTGCCGCGCGGATATTTTTTGCAGCCGACGATTTTCACCGAAGTGCCCCTCGACAGTGCGCTGTGGTGTGAAGAGATTTTCGGCCCGGTGATCTGCGTGCGCAGTTTCGCCTCCGAAGCCGAGGCGATTGCCCTGGCCAACGACAGCCAGTTCGGTCTGGTGGCCAGTGTGGTCACGCGCAATGCCGAAGCCGCCGACCGTGTCGCCAACGCTTTGCAGGCGGGGCTTGTGTGGATCAACGCGCCGCAGGTGATCTTCCCGCAGACCGCCTGGGGTGGCTACAAGCAGAGCAGCATCGGCCGCGAATTGGGGCCGTGGGGCTTGCAGGCTTTCCAGGAAATCAAACACGTGATTCGGGCTGTCTGA
- a CDS encoding 5-guanidino-2-oxopentanoate decarboxylase, with the protein MATCGEVLVKLLEDYGVEQVFGIPGVHTVELYRGLARSSINHVTPRHEQGAGFMADGYARTSGKPGVCFIITGPGMTNITTAMGQAYADSIPMLVISSVQSRNQLGGGRGKLHELPNQGALCAGVAAFSHTLMSASELPGVLARAFSLFQAGRPRPVHIEIPLDVLVEDADDLLSSLPVNIDRAGASPSAVSRMTELLAGAKRPLILAGGGAIDAAAELTELAELLDAPVALTINAKGMLESAHPLLIGSTQSLVATRALVAEADVVLAIGTELAETDYDVTFAGGFEIPGKLLRIDIDPDQTVRNYPPHVALVSDSRNAAQALLSALSHKSLAERRNDWGQVRAARLREELAASWDAPTLAQTRFLETVLHELPNAVFVGDSTQPVYTGNLTFNPERPRRWFNSSTGYGTLGYALPAAIGAWLGGSTESGARPPVVCLIGDGGLQFTLPELASAVEARTPVIVLLWNNQGYEEIKKYMVNRAIEPVGVDIYTPDFIGVAKALGCAAEAVSGVEQLRGALRAATDRQGPTLIEIDQTEWMKAVSK; encoded by the coding sequence ATGGCGACGTGCGGCGAAGTATTGGTCAAGTTACTCGAAGACTACGGTGTCGAGCAGGTGTTCGGCATTCCCGGGGTTCACACCGTGGAGCTGTATCGCGGGCTGGCCCGTTCGAGCATCAACCATGTGACGCCGCGTCACGAACAAGGCGCCGGTTTCATGGCCGACGGCTACGCCCGCACCAGCGGCAAACCGGGTGTGTGCTTCATCATCACCGGCCCTGGCATGACCAACATCACCACCGCGATGGGCCAGGCGTACGCCGATTCGATCCCGATGCTGGTGATCTCCAGTGTGCAATCGCGCAACCAGTTGGGTGGCGGTCGCGGCAAGTTGCATGAGCTGCCGAACCAGGGCGCACTGTGTGCCGGTGTCGCGGCGTTCTCCCACACGCTGATGTCGGCGTCCGAGTTGCCGGGCGTGCTGGCCCGCGCTTTCTCGCTGTTCCAGGCCGGTCGTCCGCGCCCGGTGCACATCGAAATTCCACTGGATGTGTTGGTTGAAGACGCCGATGACCTGCTCAGCAGCCTGCCGGTGAACATTGACCGCGCCGGTGCTTCGCCGTCGGCTGTTTCGCGCATGACCGAATTGCTGGCCGGCGCCAAGCGTCCGCTGATTCTTGCCGGTGGCGGCGCCATCGATGCCGCCGCCGAGCTGACTGAGCTGGCCGAATTGCTCGACGCTCCGGTGGCGCTGACCATCAATGCCAAGGGCATGCTTGAATCCGCTCACCCGCTGCTGATCGGTTCGACCCAGAGCCTGGTCGCCACCCGTGCGCTGGTCGCCGAAGCCGACGTGGTTCTGGCCATCGGCACCGAGCTGGCCGAGACCGACTACGACGTGACCTTCGCCGGTGGTTTCGAGATTCCCGGCAAGCTGCTGCGCATCGATATCGACCCAGACCAGACCGTGCGCAATTACCCGCCGCACGTGGCATTGGTCTCCGACTCGCGCAACGCCGCTCAGGCACTGCTCAGCGCGTTGTCGCACAAGTCGCTGGCCGAGCGCCGCAACGATTGGGGCCAGGTGCGCGCCGCGCGTCTGCGTGAAGAACTGGCCGCGAGCTGGGATGCACCGACCCTGGCCCAGACCCGTTTCCTTGAAACCGTTTTGCATGAATTGCCGAACGCCGTGTTCGTCGGCGATTCGACCCAACCGGTGTACACCGGCAATCTGACGTTCAACCCGGAGCGCCCGCGTCGCTGGTTCAACTCGTCCACCGGTTACGGCACCCTCGGTTACGCCTTGCCGGCGGCGATTGGCGCCTGGCTCGGCGGCAGCACCGAGAGCGGCGCGCGTCCGCCAGTGGTCTGCCTGATCGGCGACGGCGGCCTGCAATTCACCCTGCCGGAACTGGCCAGCGCCGTAGAAGCACGCACCCCGGTGATCGTGCTGCTGTGGAATAACCAGGGCTACGAAGAGATCAAGAAATACATGGTCAACCGCGCCATCGAGCCGGTTGGCGTCGACATCTACACCCCGGATTTCATCGGTGTAGCCAAGGCACTGGGTTGCGCTGCCGAGGCAGTCAGTGGCGTCGAGCAACTGCGCGGTGCGTTGCGTGCAGCCACTGATCGCCAAGGCCCGACCCTGATTGAAATCGATCAGACCGAGTGGATGAAGGCGGTGTCGAAATGA